Proteins from one Salvelinus sp. IW2-2015 linkage group LG9, ASM291031v2, whole genome shotgun sequence genomic window:
- the LOC111968459 gene encoding transmembrane protein 121-like, protein MVLPQPDKRHVCLTTMVIMTSMAFMDAYLVEQNQGPRKIGVCIIVLVGDICFLIVLRYVAVWVGAEVKTAKRGYAMILWFLYIFVLEIKLYFVFQNYKADRKSLETVARKALTLLLSVCVPGLYLVLVALDSMEYVRTFRKKEDMRGKLFWVALDLLDVLDIQANLWEPQRTGLPIWAEGLMFFYCYILLLTLPCVSLSEISVQGEHVSPQKMMLYPVLSLVTINIVTILIRGVNMVLFQDSRVSTIFIGKNVVAIATKACTFLEYKRQVKEFPPQDPSMAGIALELHQGNSVGHSHGHNQTLPNATTSLSDEPSPTEVIDT, encoded by the exons ATGGTGTTGCCGCAGCCAGACAAACGCCACGTGTGCCTGACCACCATGGTGATCATGACCAGCATGGCCTTCATGGACGCCTATCTGGTAGAGCAGAACCAGGGGCCCAGGAAG ATCGGGGTGTGCATCATCGTGCTGGTGGGAGACATCTGCTTCCTCATCGTGCTGCGCTACGTGGCAGTGTGGGTCGGGGCTGAGGTGAAGACCGCCAAACGCGGCTACGCCATGATACTCTGGTTCCTCTACATCTTCGTCCTGGAGATCAAGCTCTACTTCGTCTTCCAG AACTACAAGGCGGACAGGAAAAGCCTGGAGACGGTGGCCCGGAAGGCTCTAACCTTACTCCTCTCCGTATGTGTCCCGGGGCTATACTTGGTCCTGGTGGCTCTGGACAGCATGGAATACGTGAGGACCTTCAGGAAAAAGGAAGACATGCGGGGGAAGCTGTTCTGGGTGGCCCTGGACCTGCTGGATGTTCTGGACATCCAGGCCAACCTGTGGGAGCCCCAGCGGACCGGCCTGCCCATCTGGGCCGAGGGACTGATGTTCTTTTACTGCTACATCCTGCTCCTAACCCTGCCCTGCGTCTCCCTCTCTGAGATCAGTGTCCAGGGGGAGCACGTCTCTCCCCAGAAGATGATGCTGTACCCTGTTCTTAGTCTAGTTACTATAAACATAGTCACGATCTTGATCCGCGGGGTTAACATGGTGCTGTTCCAGGATAGTAGGGTGTCTACCATCTTTATAGGGAAGAATGTGGTGGCTATAGCCACAAAAGCCTGTACGTTCCTGGAGTATAAGAGGCAGGTGAAGGAGTTCCCCCCACAGGACCCTAGCATGGCAGGTATAGCCCTGGAGCTACATCAAGGGAACTCTGTGGGTCACAGCCACGGGCACAACCAGACCCTGCCCAATGCCACCACTAGCCTCTCTGACGAACCATCACCGACCGAGGTCATAGACACATGA